The nucleotide window TTGGCGGATGCGGCGTACGGCATCGAGGTCGGCGTCCCATTCGCGGTCGTGCTCGGCAGGGCCCCGGTGTTGCTGGTGGGCTTGTTCGGTGGGTGTTTCGGCGCTGATCGGGGTGTTGGTGAGTTGGCCGAGGTGGTGGGCGTAGGTCTGGGTGTAGAGGTGGGAGGCGTGCACGATCAGGTCGTCGGAGATGTGCGGTCCGCCGGCATGGCTGGTGAGCGCGGTGGGGCTGAGGATGCCGGCGTTACGATCGAGTTCGTCGACGATCATCCGGGCGCGGGCGAGCTCGATCGCTTCCGCGTCGTGGGCGGCGTTGAGCCGGGCCGCGGCTTCGACGAGTTCCTCGAGCCGCGCGGCCTGTTCGGGGGACAGATCGTCAGGCATCGTCGGCCTTGTTCTGTCCGTTGCGTGCCGTGGTGCGCGCCCGGCTGGCGGGGCGTTTGCGGGGCCGGGCGTTGGGGTTGGTGAGACCGATGCGTTCCAGTTCGCGCGGGTCCCAGCCGGCCTTGATGGCTGCGGCCCAGCTGGCGTGGTAGGCGCTCGCGGCGGCGTGTTGTTCGGCGCGGATCAGTTCCAGCCGGCGCGCGGATTCTGCCGCGTCGGTCGCGGCGTCCAACCGCCTCTGCGCGGACTCTTCGAGCAACGCTCGGGCACGCGCGGCGACCTCGCCCGCTGGTTGTCCTGATTCGGTACTCATCGGTGATCCCTTCGGCTTGTTGTGCGTGGTCGATCCTGCACCGAGCGTAACGGCCGGCAGGCGCTTGCGGAACCGACGTGAGAAAGCAAGATGTGCACTTAGGTTCTCTAAGTGCGTGGCGGTGATTGCTGTTGCGATCACTGGGTGCGACCCTGGAGTTGGGTCCAGGGTCGAGTCCCGCCGGGGGCGGGTCGCTGCGCTGGGCCGAGACGTGAGGTGCGAAGGACGGAGGACGTGATGGCGGGGACACCTCGGCGGCGGCGGGCGAATGCGGCGGCTGGAGCGGGGCCGCGGCGGCATCAGTTGAAGTTGCGGTTGACGGATGCGGAGAACGCGCGGTTGTTGGCGGAGGCTGAGGTGCGGCAGTGCTCGCGGCAGGCGGTGTTGATGCGGGCGTTGGTGTCGGATGGGACCGAGGCGGTGGCGCGGTTGTCGGCGATCGAGGCGTCACTGTGGAGTGCCCGGCGTGGGGTTGCGCGGGCGGGGGCGAACGTGAATCAGGCGGTCAAGCTTGAGCACACGCGCCGGTTGGAGGGCGTGCACGGCGGCGGTCAGTTTGAGGAGCAGCTCGGGTCGGCGCTGGCGCAGCTGGAGCGGGCGGTGACGGAGTTGACGGCGGCGTTGGAGCGGTTGGAGCGGGAGCGGTGATCATCAAGCTCCCGGCGGCCCGGCAATCCTCCGGTGGTGGTGGGGTGGGGACGTTGCCGCCGCGGCGGGCATCGGATGCGAATCTGGGCCGGTCGATGCGCGGGCTGATCACGTACTTGTTGGGGCCGGGCCGGTCGGATGAGCACACGAATCAGCGGGTGATCGCGGGGTCGGAGCCGTTGGAGTTCGAGTATGGCGATATCGCGTTCGGTGAGGACGTGTTCGCGCCGGCGGAGGCGGCGAACCTGGTGCACGAGCTGAACGCGCCGATGCAGGCGAAACGGGCCCGCGGCGAGCTCCCGGAAGATCGCGGGTTCGTGTTCCATGCGGTGTTGTCGATGCAGCCCGGCGCGGTGCTCGACGATGCGACCTGGAACCAGATCGCGCACGACTACATCGAGGCGATGGGTTTCGATGACGCGGCGGGTACGAAGGTGCCGTGCCGGTGGGTTGCGGTGCATCACGGCCCGTCGGCCGGCGGGAACGATCACCTGCATCTGGCGGTGCAGATGATCCGCGACGACGGGACGTGGGCGAGCAACGCAAACTCGTATCGCCGATCGGCCGCGGCCCGCAGGATGATCGAGGAGAAGTACCAGCTCGGGCATGCCGAAGACCTCGCCCAGCGCCGCGATCACGTGCCGTACCCGCGGCACGATGCGAGCCAGGAAGTTCACGGTGCGCAGGTGCCGGCACCGGCGCATGAGCGGCTGCGGGAGCGGATGCTCGCGGCCGCGAGCGCGGCGGCGGACGAGGCGGATTACGTACGCCGGCTGTGGGGATCGCGGGTGCTGACCCGGCCCCGCTACGCCGACGGTAGGCGGTCGGTGGTCACCGGGTACTCGGTGGCGCTGATCGAGGCTGACGGCACCCGGAGTACCTGGCGCGGGGCGGGGCAGGTACATCCGTCGTTGCGGCTGCCGAGGCTGCGGGAACGCTGGGAGGCGACACCGGATTCGGCGGCGCGCGCGGCACGCATGTGGCGGGCGGAGAAGGGCGCCGGGGCAGCGGTGCCGCGCGATCCGAAGGTGCAGCGTCCCGCCGCCGCGGCGGTTCGGGAGCTGGAGCAGGCCCGGGCGGCGCTGGGCGACGAAACTGGTGGTGAGGGTGTCAGTGGCTTGGTGGCCGGCGTGTACGCGGCGTTGGCGCATCGGCACGAGCGCGGCAAAGGCGGCCCGCTGCACGAGGCGGCCGAGGCGTTCGCCCGGGCAGACAGTCAGCTGCCGGCGCGGTTGCGTTACCCACCGCCCACGTTGACGACGCCGCTAGGCCGGTCGGTGCGGCTGATCGCCCAGGCGCAGAGCGACCAGGACGTGGTGGCGTGGATGGCGCTCGCCGAGCAGCTGAGCCACCTTGCGACCGCGGTCGCGGATCGGAACGCGGCGCGGGCCGATCTGCGCGAGACGGAGTACCTGCGCGGGGCGGTGAGCGCGGCACGAGAAGTGGTACCGAAGGTGGGCCGGGCCGCACCCGCGCCGAGGACCGGACCGGAGCAGGCCAGCTCCGGAAGCCGGCGCCGGCGAACGGGACAGGTGGGTGAGCGGCCGGCGCACCTGCGCCGGGAGAACGGGCCGGATCAGAGCCGTGGCCGGTAACACCCCGACAAAGGTTTATAAACTAGGCGGAAATCAGCTAGTTTATAAGTGAGTCCGAGGGAGGGGTTGTGCGAGGGGTTGTGTACACGCCGGGTGCCGGGCATAACCGGTTGGCGCCGCTGCCCGGTCGTGAAGAGCTGCTCCGGACCTGGCAGGAGATGCTCGCCGATGTGCAGACCGATGGCCGCGCGGGAGGGAAAGACTACTTACTCCTCGGCTACCGCGGCGTGGGGAAGTCGGTCACGATGCAGCAAGCCGTCGAGCTCGGTCAGAAGACCGGCTACAGCACGGTCGGGTTGATCGGTAACCCCGATACACCGATGGTGACGGCGCTGTTCCAGTCAGCATTGCATCAGGCCGAGACGAACGATCGGCCCTCACCGTGGCAGCGAGCCGTTCAAGGACTGCGTCGCATCGGTGGGGTCGGCCTGGACCTCGGTGGCATCGTCAAGGCTGACATCAAGCTGACCGAGACGGCGAAGCCGAATGCCGACGTGGCGCCGGCGAGCATGTACGACCCGTCGGCCATCGGCTCGACGCTCGCCCGGCTGGCCGAGGATCTGCGCGCCGAGCAGGGGCGGGGCGGTCTGATCTTGTCGGTTGATGAGCTGCAGATGAGTCACGAGCGTGACATTCGCGCGCTGGGTGGCGTGCTGAACCATCTGAATCTGCGCCATCCGTCTGCTCCGATCGTGTTCATCGGCACCGGGCTCCCGCACACCATGCGGGTGCTGCAGGGTCGCGATCCGGAGCGGCCATTGATCACCAACCCGGCCAGGTTGTTCACCCCGGTGGCGATCCCGGGCGAGCTGAGCCGCGACGCGTTCGAGGACGCGCTGCAGCGACCCGCTCTGGAGCGCGGGGTCCGATGGACCGCTGAGGCGCTGGATCGTGCCGATGAGATCACCGGCCGGTATCCGGCTCACGTGCAGGCGATCGGCGCAGCGGCCTGGGCACAAGCCGCAGGGCCGAACAAGATCACCGCCGTTGACGTAGCGGCGGGTCAGCGCGCGGCCTTGGAGACGATGGAGCAGCAGTACCTTGAGCCGCGCTGGAACGATCTGACCGATCTGCAGCAGGGCTACATTGCTGCGATCGCGTTGTGTGGTGGAGAAGCCCGGTCCGGGCACGTCGCAGCCATGTTGGGCTATGAGTCCTCGTCTGAGGTGTCGGAGATGCGGGACCGGCTGATCCGAACCGGCGACATCTTGGAAGCGCGGCGCGGCTGGGTCGCGGTGGCGAACCCGATGATGACCGAGTGGGCACCGCAGAAGTATCAGGAAACGTGGATGAACCACGACCCCGGCCTACCCGGCGCGCTGCCGTCGCTGACCGACATGGCCGAGCTGCGCGACCGCTATACCGATGGCCGCAGTGCTCGGGACAAGGAGGCGCTATCGGCGGCGGAGATCGCGCGGTTGAGCTGGGCGAAACCCGCCCGCCACGTCCGCGGTTCGCAAAGCCGGCCGGCGCTTGAGCCGGGCCGGCGGCCCGGCCCGGGCCGTGACCAGGATTCCGGGCGCGAGCGCGGATAGGGCCGACCGAAATGACTCACGCGAAGGGATCACACGATGGATGAGGAAGAGCAGCTGGTCGGAGAGATGGCCCAGCGGATGCGGATCGCGGCAACACTGGTGGCGCAATTGGCCGAGCGTCGGGTGCGCGCCCAGGAGAACGCGGCGCGCGAAGAGCAACGCGAGTCCGCGGCGGCCGCCGAACAGCACCGCCGGGCGCTCGACGGCGATCGGCGCAACGCGGTCGAGGCCGGCCGCAGTGTTTACAAGAACGTCCGCGACAGCCCGCACCTGTGGGAAGGCCCTGACCGCATGGTGAAGATCCGGGTCGGGGAAGCCCTCGCGGTCTCACAGGCCTTGCGCGAAGACGATCCGCTGGCCGGGATGGCGAACCAGTACCTGCGCCGCGAGATCGCCGAGCGCCACGGCGGCCGAGCCGAAGAATGGGAGGTTGCGGCGATCGCGGCCTACCGCGATGCGGTCCAGGAGATCGAGGACCGCGACGCCGCACGGGCCGAGGCCGAGACAGAGGCGGGTCGCGAGGTCGACGCCGAGGACCGGGCGACGGCCGCGGCCGATCGCGGCGACCGCGGCGCTGCCGAGGCGGCGGAGCAGGAGGCCGCCACCGCCGGCGAGCGCAAAGACCAGGCCCACGACCAGGCGCACGTCTCAGACGGCAACGCCGCGGCTGACGTCGACCGCGTCGAGCACGCGGCCGCCGGCGAGGCGGCCGACCGTCCCGCCGAGAACAGCACCGGCCCCGGCCGCACCGACATCGAGGGCCGGCGCGCCGTCACCACCGCCCGGCAATCCCATCCCGAACCAGCCGATCAGCAGGTCAGCACCGCGCAGCGCACCCGGGGCCGACGAAACGCTGGACAGGCGCGTGCCCGGGGCAGCGAGCGGGTGCACGATCGCGGCCGTGGCCGCTGACGCAGACCGCCGCCCAGAAACGCCCTGCCGTCGACCCGGACCGGCGGGGCGTTCTCAGTTCTCGCCTTGCCCAGGTTCGGGTTCGGGTTCGTCGAGCAGACCATCCGGAGCCTGGTCGGTCGGGAGAAGCCGGCCTTGTTTGTGCACGTCGGTGCTGTGGTCGCAGCTGGCGAAGGTGCCGTCCTTCTTCATCAGGGCGTAGACGGTCGGGTCGCAGTAGTCGCGCCACCACACCGTCATCGCGGTGGGACCTTCCCAGCGCATCGCCTCCCATGATGTCCACAGCGCACGGAGTCGGTCGACGGCCTCGGCGTGCCGCCACCAGGTCGTACACCACTGCAGCCCCGGCCGGCGGGTCACCTCCAGTAGGTAGCGGGTGACGAATTGTTCGACGTTGGCAAATGCCATTGGCTTGGCCTCGGCGCCAGCGGCGTCGGCGGCAGGTTGGTCGGCCGCGGCTTGTTCGGCGAGCCGGAGTATCTCGGTGGCGGCATCGAGCTGTTGCTCGGCCTTGTCATGGCGGCTGCGGCGCCGCAGGACCTTGCCTGCGGCGCGGTCGTGGGCCCGGCGTGCCTTCTCGACGGCTTCGGCCGCTGCGAGCCGCTCCCACTCCTTCCTGCTGGGGTCGGTCGCGTAGGCCTCGGCTTTGGCCTCGGCCACCCGCAGTGTGCCGTCGGTATCGGCGTGGGCATCTTCGGCGGCCGCTAGGTCGTCGACGGCGGCGTCGAGCGCGGTTTCGGCACGGTCGACGAGGGCGCGGGCGGTGGCGGAATCGACCATCGGGCCGGTCGGTGGCCCGGCCGGTGGTGGGGCGTTGCTGCCGGCAGGATCACCGGAGGCGAGGTGATCCCGGGCGTCGTCGATGGCGCCGGTGTCGCCGGACGCCTCGGCTCGCGCCCAGGCGGCGGCGGCTTCTTCGGCATCGAGTTCGCTCACGGGTGGGTCTCCTGCGCCGACGGGGCGGGCCGTGCATGCTGGGCCTCGAGCAGTCGTTGGGTGGCGTAGCGCTCGGAGGCGGCGATGAGCTCGGCGTCGGGGCGGCTGGACCAGTGGACGAGCTCGACTAGCGCGGTTGGTGCTCCGGGGCTAAGGACGAGTGCGCGGCCGCGTGGGAGTGCTTGGAGCTCGGCTACCTCGAACAGCGTTTCGCGTTGCACTCGGGTGGAGACGGAGCGAGAACGTTGGGCGCCGCTGAACAGCGCGCCGCCGCTGGTGTTGCTGTCGCGGCGGATCACGTCGTGAGGTCCGATGAGGTTGGACAGCTCGGCGAGGAACTTCTCATCGGCGATGCCGGCACCGACGCCCCGGACGTTCGCCGCGGACCACAGTTTCCGCATGCCGGTCTCGCGCCAGACGTCGACGCCTTGGGACCAGGACTGCAGGAAGGTGGAGACCATGATTCCGCGGGAGCCGAAGTGGCTGTACAGGTCGGGAAGGTCGGGCCACGGGACGACGTTCGCCGCTTCGTCGAGGACGACCGTCATCGGCAGTGGCAGGCGGCCTTGGGGCGAGCGGGATGCGTAGGCCTCGGCGGCGCGGACCGTGGCCACGGTGAGGGCGGCGGTGACCGCCCGGGCCGATCCTTCACCTTCGCGAGAGACCAGGAACAGCGATTGTGAGGTACGGACGAACTGCTGCGGGTCGAAGTGCGGCTCCGAAGTGTCGGCGGGTGGTGGGGTGATCCAGCGGGCGAGCTTGGGGTCGGCGAGCCACTCCAGCATTGTGGCGGCTTCGCCGACGACGCCGTCGCGTTGCTTGTCGGTCAGATCCAAGATTCCCTGCAGCTGGGTGGCCGGGGCGGTGTCGCCGGCGAGGCGCAGCGCGTAGACGGGTTCGTCGTCGGTGGGCCGGGCGAGCCAGTCGGTGAGTTTGGTGATGGGCAGCTGAGCGCGGGCGGCAGCGAGCATCAGCAGCGCGGCGTAGCGTTTCCCGGTGGGCCCGAAGTAGGCATCGGGGGTGGCGTCTGGTTCGCCGGCGGCTTTGTTGAAGATCTTCGCCAGATAGACCGCTGAGGGGTAGTCGGTGACGAAGCTCAGGGGGTTCCACCACCACGGTGGTGGCTGACCTTCGGGTGCCTCGCCGATGATGTCTTGGGGATCGAACACCCAGACGTGGCCGTAGGTGGCGCGGGGGCCGCGGCAGTAGTCGGGCAGGTCGCGCTTGTTGGTGGTGGCGACGACCGGGCCGGCGGTGGAGACGATCTGCGGAATGCACAGGCACGAGGTCTTCCCGGCGCGGGGGCCCATGATCCACAGCTGGACCCACTCATACGGGACGGTCAGCTCCGCTCGCCCGGGCAGCAGCCGCCCGATCGGTGACCCAGCCGGTGTAGCGCTGGTGGCGTTGAGTCGCTGCGCCTCGGCCGCAGCGCCTTTGCCGTGCATCACGTCGAGGTCCTTCAGGCGGGCCATCGAGTAGGCCTTGGTGTCGATCCGGGAGCGTCCTTTGCGCGGCCGGAACGTCCACACCACCAATGCCACTAATGCCACCAATACCAAGAGCAGTGGGATCGCGAGGATCAGCCCGCCCG belongs to Naumannella cuiyingiana and includes:
- a CDS encoding AAA family ATPase translates to MAPLPGREELLRTWQEMLADVQTDGRAGGKDYLLLGYRGVGKSVTMQQAVELGQKTGYSTVGLIGNPDTPMVTALFQSALHQAETNDRPSPWQRAVQGLRRIGGVGLDLGGIVKADIKLTETAKPNADVAPASMYDPSAIGSTLARLAEDLRAEQGRGGLILSVDELQMSHERDIRALGGVLNHLNLRHPSAPIVFIGTGLPHTMRVLQGRDPERPLITNPARLFTPVAIPGELSRDAFEDALQRPALERGVRWTAEALDRADEITGRYPAHVQAIGAAAWAQAAGPNKITAVDVAAGQRAALETMEQQYLEPRWNDLTDLQQGYIAAIALCGGEARSGHVAAMLGYESSSEVSEMRDRLIRTGDILEARRGWVAVANPMMTEWAPQKYQETWMNHDPGLPGALPSLTDMAELRDRYTDGRSARDKEALSAAEIARLSWAKPARHVRGSQSRPALEPGRRPGPGRDQDSGRERG
- a CDS encoding DUF4913 domain-containing protein, which codes for MSELDAEEAAAAWARAEASGDTGAIDDARDHLASGDPAGSNAPPPAGPPTGPMVDSATARALVDRAETALDAAVDDLAAAEDAHADTDGTLRVAEAKAEAYATDPSRKEWERLAAAEAVEKARRAHDRAAGKVLRRRSRHDKAEQQLDAATEILRLAEQAAADQPAADAAGAEAKPMAFANVEQFVTRYLLEVTRRPGLQWCTTWWRHAEAVDRLRALWTSWEAMRWEGPTAMTVWWRDYCDPTVYALMKKDGTFASCDHSTDVHKQGRLLPTDQAPDGLLDEPEPEPGQGEN
- a CDS encoding type IV secretory system conjugative DNA transfer family protein, whose translation is MRRHADNPARRSDAGGEVGWLITAGVLVTVLAASAALWVGAIVTGGRPVQNPVLFWLEIPAQGYPPGGLILAIPLLLVLVALVALVVWTFRPRKGRSRIDTKAYSMARLKDLDVMHGKGAAAEAQRLNATSATPAGSPIGRLLPGRAELTVPYEWVQLWIMGPRAGKTSCLCIPQIVSTAGPVVATTNKRDLPDYCRGPRATYGHVWVFDPQDIIGEAPEGQPPPWWWNPLSFVTDYPSAVYLAKIFNKAAGEPDATPDAYFGPTGKRYAALLMLAAARAQLPITKLTDWLARPTDDEPVYALRLAGDTAPATQLQGILDLTDKQRDGVVGEAATMLEWLADPKLARWITPPPADTSEPHFDPQQFVRTSQSLFLVSREGEGSARAVTAALTVATVRAAEAYASRSPQGRLPLPMTVVLDEAANVVPWPDLPDLYSHFGSRGIMVSTFLQSWSQGVDVWRETGMRKLWSAANVRGVGAGIADEKFLAELSNLIGPHDVIRRDSNTSGGALFSGAQRSRSVSTRVQRETLFEVAELQALPRGRALVLSPGAPTALVELVHWSSRPDAELIAASERYATQRLLEAQHARPAPSAQETHP
- a CDS encoding relaxase/mobilization nuclease domain-containing protein encodes the protein MRGLITYLLGPGRSDEHTNQRVIAGSEPLEFEYGDIAFGEDVFAPAEAANLVHELNAPMQAKRARGELPEDRGFVFHAVLSMQPGAVLDDATWNQIAHDYIEAMGFDDAAGTKVPCRWVAVHHGPSAGGNDHLHLAVQMIRDDGTWASNANSYRRSAAARRMIEEKYQLGHAEDLAQRRDHVPYPRHDASQEVHGAQVPAPAHERLRERMLAAASAAADEADYVRRLWGSRVLTRPRYADGRRSVVTGYSVALIEADGTRSTWRGAGQVHPSLRLPRLRERWEATPDSAARAARMWRAEKGAGAAVPRDPKVQRPAAAAVRELEQARAALGDETGGEGVSGLVAGVYAALAHRHERGKGGPLHEAAEAFARADSQLPARLRYPPPTLTTPLGRSVRLIAQAQSDQDVVAWMALAEQLSHLATAVADRNAARADLRETEYLRGAVSAAREVVPKVGRAAPAPRTGPEQASSGSRRRRTGQVGERPAHLRRENGPDQSRGR